One window of Penaeus chinensis breed Huanghai No. 1 chromosome 34, ASM1920278v2, whole genome shotgun sequence genomic DNA carries:
- the LOC125043757 gene encoding uncharacterized protein LOC125043757 isoform X1, translating into MSRQPENVKNPGRAGKRTAETVMAAETREAKTPSHARRPWDGNIRDVVSLLVFCQGEGGEKMQILAWEDQNTITLPRKEITAQDTIQERESGGGSSGTALGTTAAPSPLLIWPRDVSYELVSISLAAEVLKMTPSHINTPQLVQLTRIYVPSLRRHFHHSVFAIEVSSKQLEKVQDLEGRVSLTLLELKKMPQSRLERRNIVKVAEYVNSQLRGKSCDIGASLKEIGPHQIWHQVDSQHMTPDDQLLRSPGYREQDIELLYEEYVRRSYPHSTVCFRDMKPFLTDLGWKDKEADIFRAMDGQKTGELGPREFILGLTAMDPMTSHGKGPAEIRCRYIFKYYDKNDDGHLEVSELKELVKDIAELQGLDVTPKTLEERTKKALETFDIEDDSKLSLNNFLVCVGNLRFRGTSLLLRANMSIIPHLVHKYGPSSSQKVRSPFRSPASPGLERKKFRKGSHTDSERDPTGSFVCENSAVRTFFSDSELDQDVVMKSAESSSPGSIPLSDGAFQSQDSGSYTLAHHTVKVRRSGQITDIHLLLDMERAGEVCDTGFDVDEMVPCDSNGEMQSSSMIAPEVPQLRHRFFDRYQSVEAFNLRSLPNEMITALRFFEHEKSGKPSLNWGEVDMMKLGQYIISMCAAIKDVFENESRLLWLSTPCYILGDIHGNYRDLVCFEKALWRVGPHLTPANFLFLGDYVDRGDYGIEVVSYLFAQKLQAPGKFFLLRGNHEVRDIQKMFTFHQECKRKFGERLGTNVWNAVNEVFDCMPVAAIVDKKIFCIHGGIPKLDGHVKDLERIPCPLPNPESQSNLAWQMMWNDPVAAEDLNDDVSEQLMNNSGFAFNEKRQTAYVFNQAAFNAFLERNNLTHVVRAHEVKQAGFEIQQSGRLMTVFSSSHYCGGSNEAACILVHNYRMRIIRIDTS; encoded by the exons ATGTCGCGCCAGCCCGAGAATGTTAAGAATCCAGGTCGAGCAGGGAAACGAACAGCAGAGACAGTCATGGCGGCGGAAACAAGGGAAGCCAAGACCCCATCTCACGCTCGGAGGCCTTGGGACGGAAACATACGCGATGTCGTTTCCCTGTTGGTGTTTtgccaaggagaaggaggagaaaagatgcAAATATTGGCGTGGGAAGATCAAAATACCATCACTCTACCGAGAAAAGAGATCACAGCGCAGGATACGATTCAAGAGCGGGAGTCAGGAGGAGGTTCCTCAGGCACAGCTCTTGGCACTACCGCGGCACCCTCGCCTCTCCTCATATGG CCAAGGGATGTAAGTTATGAACTGGTTTCTATCAGCCTAGCAGCTGAAGTACTGAAGATGACTCCAAGCCATATCAACACACCGCAACTTGTCCAGCTCACGCGGATCTATGTCCCATCTTTGCGCAGGCACTTCCATCACTCTGTGTTTGCGATTGAGGTCTCGAGTAAACAGTTGGAGAAG GTTCAAGATTTAGAAGGGAGAGTTAGCCTTACTCTGCTAGAACTGAAGAAAATGCCCCAAAGCAGGTTAGAGAGACGGAATATTGTCAAAGTAGCAGAATATGTTAACAGCCAGTTACGAG GGAAAAGTTGTGATATTGGAGCCTCTCTAAAGGAGATCGGTCCTCATCAGATCTGGCACCAGGTTGATTCCCAGCACATGACCCCAGATGATCAGCTGCTTCGGTCCCCAGGCTACAGAGAACAAG aTATTGAACTTTTGTATGAAGAATATGTAAGGCGAAGCTACCCACATTCTACAGTCTGTTTTAGAGACATGAAGCCATTTCTTACAGATTTAGGATGGAAGGATAAGGAAGCTGATATATTCAG GGCCATGGATGGGCAGAAGACGGGAGAGTTAGGGCCGAGGGAATTCATTCTTGGACTAACGGCAATGGATCCCATGACCAGCCATGGAAAAGGACCTGCAGAAATACGATGTCGTTATATATTCAA gtactatgataagaatgatgatggtcaCCTTGAAGTAAGTGAGCTAAAGGAGTTGGTGAAGGACATCGCTGAGCTCCAAGGTCTCGATGTTACTCCCAAGACTCTGGAGGAAAGGACCAAGAAAGCTTTAGA aaCTTTTGACATTGAAGATGATTCAAAGTTATCTCTCAACAACTTCCTTGTCTGCGTTGGTAACCTACGTTTCAGAGGAACGTCACTACTCCTCCGTGCTAATATGTCAATCATCCCACATCTGGTACACAAGTATGGACCGTCCAG cTCACAGAAAGTTCGCAGTCCCTTTAGAAGTCCGGCTTCTCCTGGTTTGGAGCGAAAGAAGTTCAGAAAAGGATCCCATACTGATAGTGAAAGAGATCCAACTGGTAGCTTTGTGTGTGAGAACAGTGCTGTCCGGACATTTTTCTCAGATTCAGAGTTAGACCAAGATGTCGTTATGAAGTCAGCTGAAAGCAGTTCTCCTG GTTCTATTCCCCTTAGTGATGGAGCCTTCCAGAGTCAAGATTCTGGCAGTTACACCCTTGCACATCACACAGTTAAAGTGCGGCGGTCTGGTCAGATAACAGACATTCACCTTTTGCTGGACATGGAAC GTGCTGGAGAAGTCTGTGACACTGGTTTTGACGTGGATGAGATGGTACCCTGTGACAGTAATGGTGAGATGCAGTCAAGCAGCATGATTGCTCCTGAAGTGCCCCAGTTACGCCATAGGTTTTTTGACAGATACCAGTCTGTTGAAGCCTTCAACCTGCGGTCACTCCCAAATGAAATGATCACAGCTTTGCGATTCTTCGAGCACGAAAAAAGTGGCAAGCCTTCCTTGAACTGGGGTGAA GTGGACATGATGAAGTTAGGCCAGTATATAATCTCAATGTGTGCTGCCATTAAGGATGTGTTTGAAAATGAATCACGTCTACTGTGGCTTTCTACTCCGTGCTATATTTTAG GTGACATACATGGCAATTATCGGGACCTGGTGTGTTTTGAGAAGGCACTTTGGAGGGTTGGTCCTCATCTGACACCTGCCAACTTTTTATTCCTTGGCGACTATGTTGATCGTGGGGATTATGGCATTGAG GTTGTCTCATATTTATTTGCTCAAAAGCTTCAGGCCCCTGGAAAATTCTTCCTCTTGCGTGGCAATCATGAGGTTCGCGACATCCAGAAAATGTTCACCTTTCATCA GGAATGCAAAAGAAAGTTTGGTGAACGTTTAGGAACAAATGTTTGGAATGCTGTAAATGAAGTATTTGACTGTATGCCAGTTGCTGCTATTGTCGATAAAAAG ATATTTTGCATCCATGGAGGAATCCCGAAGCTGGACGGCCATGTGAAGGACCTAGAAAGAATTCCGTGTCCGCTGCCAAACCCCGAATCTCAAAGCAACTTGGCATGGCAGATGATGTGGAATGACCCAGTGGC AGCTGAAGATCTGAATGATGATGTGTCCGAGCAACTGATGAACAACAGTGGATTTGCCTTCaatgaaaagagacagacagcttACGTTTTCAACCAAGCAGCATTTAATGCATTCCTAGAGAGAAACAACTTAACACATGTGGTGCGAGCACATGAAGTTAAGCAGGCCGGCTTTGAG ATCCAGCAGAGTGGACGGCTGATGACAGTTTTCTCATCGTCACATTACTGTGGAGGAAGTAATGAAGCAGCCTGCATACTGGTGCATAACTACCGCATGAGAATTATTAGGATTGATACATCCTAA
- the LOC125043757 gene encoding uncharacterized protein LOC125043757 isoform X2: protein MLTASYEIWHQVDSQHMTPDDQLLRSPGYREQDIELLYEEYVRRSYPHSTVCFRDMKPFLTDLGWKDKEADIFRAMDGQKTGELGPREFILGLTAMDPMTSHGKGPAEIRCRYIFKYYDKNDDGHLEVSELKELVKDIAELQGLDVTPKTLEERTKKALETFDIEDDSKLSLNNFLVCVGNLRFRGTSLLLRANMSIIPHLVHKYGPSSSQKVRSPFRSPASPGLERKKFRKGSHTDSERDPTGSFVCENSAVRTFFSDSELDQDVVMKSAESSSPGSIPLSDGAFQSQDSGSYTLAHHTVKVRRSGQITDIHLLLDMERAGEVCDTGFDVDEMVPCDSNGEMQSSSMIAPEVPQLRHRFFDRYQSVEAFNLRSLPNEMITALRFFEHEKSGKPSLNWGEVDMMKLGQYIISMCAAIKDVFENESRLLWLSTPCYILGDIHGNYRDLVCFEKALWRVGPHLTPANFLFLGDYVDRGDYGIEVVSYLFAQKLQAPGKFFLLRGNHEVRDIQKMFTFHQECKRKFGERLGTNVWNAVNEVFDCMPVAAIVDKKIFCIHGGIPKLDGHVKDLERIPCPLPNPESQSNLAWQMMWNDPVAAEDLNDDVSEQLMNNSGFAFNEKRQTAYVFNQAAFNAFLERNNLTHVVRAHEVKQAGFEIQQSGRLMTVFSSSHYCGGSNEAACILVHNYRMRIIRIDTS, encoded by the exons ATGTTAACAGCCAGTTACGAG ATCTGGCACCAGGTTGATTCCCAGCACATGACCCCAGATGATCAGCTGCTTCGGTCCCCAGGCTACAGAGAACAAG aTATTGAACTTTTGTATGAAGAATATGTAAGGCGAAGCTACCCACATTCTACAGTCTGTTTTAGAGACATGAAGCCATTTCTTACAGATTTAGGATGGAAGGATAAGGAAGCTGATATATTCAG GGCCATGGATGGGCAGAAGACGGGAGAGTTAGGGCCGAGGGAATTCATTCTTGGACTAACGGCAATGGATCCCATGACCAGCCATGGAAAAGGACCTGCAGAAATACGATGTCGTTATATATTCAA gtactatgataagaatgatgatggtcaCCTTGAAGTAAGTGAGCTAAAGGAGTTGGTGAAGGACATCGCTGAGCTCCAAGGTCTCGATGTTACTCCCAAGACTCTGGAGGAAAGGACCAAGAAAGCTTTAGA aaCTTTTGACATTGAAGATGATTCAAAGTTATCTCTCAACAACTTCCTTGTCTGCGTTGGTAACCTACGTTTCAGAGGAACGTCACTACTCCTCCGTGCTAATATGTCAATCATCCCACATCTGGTACACAAGTATGGACCGTCCAG cTCACAGAAAGTTCGCAGTCCCTTTAGAAGTCCGGCTTCTCCTGGTTTGGAGCGAAAGAAGTTCAGAAAAGGATCCCATACTGATAGTGAAAGAGATCCAACTGGTAGCTTTGTGTGTGAGAACAGTGCTGTCCGGACATTTTTCTCAGATTCAGAGTTAGACCAAGATGTCGTTATGAAGTCAGCTGAAAGCAGTTCTCCTG GTTCTATTCCCCTTAGTGATGGAGCCTTCCAGAGTCAAGATTCTGGCAGTTACACCCTTGCACATCACACAGTTAAAGTGCGGCGGTCTGGTCAGATAACAGACATTCACCTTTTGCTGGACATGGAAC GTGCTGGAGAAGTCTGTGACACTGGTTTTGACGTGGATGAGATGGTACCCTGTGACAGTAATGGTGAGATGCAGTCAAGCAGCATGATTGCTCCTGAAGTGCCCCAGTTACGCCATAGGTTTTTTGACAGATACCAGTCTGTTGAAGCCTTCAACCTGCGGTCACTCCCAAATGAAATGATCACAGCTTTGCGATTCTTCGAGCACGAAAAAAGTGGCAAGCCTTCCTTGAACTGGGGTGAA GTGGACATGATGAAGTTAGGCCAGTATATAATCTCAATGTGTGCTGCCATTAAGGATGTGTTTGAAAATGAATCACGTCTACTGTGGCTTTCTACTCCGTGCTATATTTTAG GTGACATACATGGCAATTATCGGGACCTGGTGTGTTTTGAGAAGGCACTTTGGAGGGTTGGTCCTCATCTGACACCTGCCAACTTTTTATTCCTTGGCGACTATGTTGATCGTGGGGATTATGGCATTGAG GTTGTCTCATATTTATTTGCTCAAAAGCTTCAGGCCCCTGGAAAATTCTTCCTCTTGCGTGGCAATCATGAGGTTCGCGACATCCAGAAAATGTTCACCTTTCATCA GGAATGCAAAAGAAAGTTTGGTGAACGTTTAGGAACAAATGTTTGGAATGCTGTAAATGAAGTATTTGACTGTATGCCAGTTGCTGCTATTGTCGATAAAAAG ATATTTTGCATCCATGGAGGAATCCCGAAGCTGGACGGCCATGTGAAGGACCTAGAAAGAATTCCGTGTCCGCTGCCAAACCCCGAATCTCAAAGCAACTTGGCATGGCAGATGATGTGGAATGACCCAGTGGC AGCTGAAGATCTGAATGATGATGTGTCCGAGCAACTGATGAACAACAGTGGATTTGCCTTCaatgaaaagagacagacagcttACGTTTTCAACCAAGCAGCATTTAATGCATTCCTAGAGAGAAACAACTTAACACATGTGGTGCGAGCACATGAAGTTAAGCAGGCCGGCTTTGAG ATCCAGCAGAGTGGACGGCTGATGACAGTTTTCTCATCGTCACATTACTGTGGAGGAAGTAATGAAGCAGCCTGCATACTGGTGCATAACTACCGCATGAGAATTATTAGGATTGATACATCCTAA